The Gemmatimonadota bacterium genome window below encodes:
- a CDS encoding peptidase M19: protein MREYLIIDGHLDMAFNALFYRRDLTQSVYVLREREDSMVGGLSNHPDSLEKRLGPQPKRFTPTVCLPEMRKGRVGIMLSTIMCRVQNPQDNTHNAVRTQDVAYARGQSHLAYYRALERCGEIRFIKSVADLNACVSDWENPSDDTPVGLILSMESADPILGPDQVGEWYEAGLRSVSLTHFGANTYGHGTGTVGGLYPPAYALMDALSETDIALDLTHAADLTFWHILDYWKGPVHASHCNCRALVPGQRHLSDDMIRAITDRGGVIGMVFAEQMLSPAWNWDDPSTHYTTATRPMKAVLEHIDHICELTGSTDHVAYGTDLDGGFGLELSPTDYHTIDDLQRFLNLMRDHGYGEDDVKGFAHGNLVRFFNTAWG, encoded by the coding sequence ATGCGCGAATATTTAATTATTGATGGACATCTCGATATGGCGTTTAATGCACTGTTTTATCGCCGGGATCTCACGCAGTCTGTATATGTGTTGCGCGAGCGCGAAGACAGTATGGTGGGGGGATTGTCAAACCATCCAGATTCGCTGGAGAAACGCCTGGGGCCACAGCCCAAACGGTTTACGCCAACTGTTTGTTTGCCCGAGATGCGAAAAGGGCGCGTGGGGATTATGCTTTCGACCATTATGTGTCGCGTGCAAAATCCACAGGATAATACGCACAATGCGGTGCGCACACAGGATGTGGCTTATGCGAGAGGCCAATCTCATCTGGCGTATTATCGGGCGCTGGAACGGTGTGGCGAAATTCGGTTTATCAAGTCTGTTGCAGATCTCAATGCCTGTGTTTCTGACTGGGAGAACCCATCGGACGATACGCCCGTGGGGCTTATTTTGTCGATGGAAAGTGCCGATCCGATTCTGGGGCCCGATCAGGTGGGCGAATGGTATGAAGCGGGACTGCGCTCTGTATCTTTGACGCATTTTGGTGCCAATACGTATGGGCATGGCACGGGTACGGTGGGCGGGCTATATCCACCGGCTTACGCGCTGATGGACGCGCTGTCTGAGACCGATATTGCGCTGGATCTGACGCATGCGGCCGATCTTACCTTCTGGCATATTCTCGATTATTGGAAGGGGCCAGTGCATGCGAGCCATTGCAATTGTCGCGCATTGGTGCCGGGGCAGCGGCATTTGTCAGATGATATGATCCGCGCGATTACAGACCGGGGGGGTGTAATTGGGATGGTTTTTGCCGAGCAGATGCTGTCTCCTGCCTGGAATTGGGACGATCCGAGTACGCATTATACCACGGCAACCCGACCGATGAAGGCGGTGCTCGAACACATCGATCACATCTGCGAACTGACAGGTAGCACAGATCACGTGGCTTATGGCACAGATCTGGACGGTGGATTTGGTCTGGAGCTTTCGCCCACAGATTATCATACGATTGACGATTTGCAGCGGTTTCTAAATCTGATGCGCGATCACGGCTATGGAGAAGACGACGTGAAGGGGTTTGCGCATGGGAATTTGGTTCGGTTTTTTAATACAGCCTGGGGATGA